In Syngnathus scovelli strain Florida chromosome 12, RoL_Ssco_1.2, whole genome shotgun sequence, the genomic window CAGCTTCATAAGGATCACGACCCTGGCGAAAGCACGGGAATCTTTTTATTCAACTCCTCCATGTACGTGCATTTTCGTTTTGGCATTGCTTGTAAACGCTTGGTGTAGACTGGCCGGCCCACCCTACTTTGTAGCAAAGTGACTAGATTTGAAGAGAAGGGCGTGACTTATTTGCAAACGATACAGAAAAACCtggaattgagtgaaatggaacgAAGTTGACAATTGACAATGTTACTGTATAATGTTTGAGGCAGTGCAGCAAAATCCTGGACGATTTTGAAATTCCCCCCGGACATTTTTTTAGGGCttaaaagtaggacatgtcttGGAAtaagaggacgtctggtcacacacacacacacacacacacacacacacacacacacacacacacacacacacacacacacacacacacacacacacacacgcacacacgcatgcacgcacgcacgcacgcgcgcacacacacacacacacacataacacgcacacacgcacacatacacacacacacactttacctGACGTTTGACGTAACAATTGGCAGCTGCGGCAGCATTTTGAAATACCTTCGCCATGGATGCACTCTTTTTCATCCAAACATCCAAAGTTCCTCAGTAGCCGACTTGAttcgtttttttctctcttgcgGAATATGCATTTACTTGTACTCAGGTAATAATTTGGAGGACAGCTTTTTAATTTGACTTGAGTCCTACTTTTCTAAAGTAAGTCTTAGTGGAGTACAATCTTGACGACTCTACTCACCTCTGGATCGACGGCTAGGCAGAGGGACACAGTTTGGACTACTAATCATGCTATTTAGCGGTGGAACATTCAATTCAACCACAGCTAATTGATTATGAAATTAATCAATGACTTGATAATGGTTTCAATTGTTTTGAGGCCTTGTTGAATATTTTAAAACCTCAGAGTTTTGGCCTCGCAACAGTACATATTGTGCAATTTCAGCGGTATGAAAGCAGGCCGGGGATTTGTGTTGAATTCAAGTAGGGTATGTCCAAACATCAGCTTTTACTTTacaaaacaacaatgaacaTTCTGGTCAATTTTTGGACCCATATTCCCGACCAAACCAACAAGGTCATCAGAATCTATTTCAGTTAGTGTATTTGCTGAATATCCCATTTGAAATAGTAACCAGTCCTTGAaggatggaaaataaaaaatgtgttgaAAAAAGGAAAATCTCCCATTTGTCAAAGAATCGAAAAACAGTTGATGAATGAATAGATCATGTACATAGTTGTTCATGCAGCCCTCGATCTAAGTTATAAGGTCACGAATGGCCATGTAGCTAATAAATGGACTTGCGTGAGCAATGGGATGAAGAAACTCCAAATTAACAATTTTCAACGTGAGCATGGAACAATCGTATTGTTGGTCCCGatgcccctcctcctcctcctcttcttctgggCTCTTTGTGGCCACAGCCCACTCGAACCCGAGTGACGATGACCAGCAACTTTGCGCCGGGGCCTCCCTCAACCTCCTGCTTCTCGGTGTTCCTCATCCGGACGTCCCGGCCGCTCTCTTTGTGCTTCTGCCGCCGAGCCATCGGGTTGTAAGATCCCCGAGACCACCCCACCAAGAAGGAGAACGAGAAGAGGAAACGGAGCGCTGCTGAGGTGAGTGGCATGTTTTGGGTCATGCTGAAACCCGATGGAAACATTACAAGTGGCGTATGGGACGGACGATCCTTTAGGATTTGAATGCAGCTATCTCCTCCAAATTGAAGGTTGTGAAGTGAAATGAAAAGCTTTTGCGGAGGCTCTCCTTTGGTTTACATCGCTAGAGTTGACTCATCCTTGCAAAAAATCACTCACACACTGAGTTCTTTTTGGAGATGGGACTAACAAGAACGTTTTTAGCAACACGACCAAGTTGAATAGTGACAAATGGAGATGAAAATTTTAATTCAAACTTCCTATTCAATCACTATGGAGTTCCAAATAACTTGATCATCGGAAACAAATTTCTCATCATTAACATGTTGAAGGATTGATTGGTTTGCAACGTTGAATCATCAGTGAGATGAGAGCAACAAGAACATTTTGAGCGGCAGATCTGAGTTGAATTGTGCTGGATGGAGCTCATCAATCAAGTTCctatttgaatttaaaaaggTGGATCAAACACACAAAGCCAAGTGTGTTCATGTTTTACTGAGAATGGAAGGGCAGTCTAACAAATGGATGTGATTGCACTCCTTCCAGGGAAACGAACGGGCCGCGCCACATTTGACATTTGAGTCGACAATTGAAACATTTGCTTGTACGGCGAAGAGGAAAGGGAATCTTTTCAATGAGTTGAGCCCACCGAGAACATCTGGAAAAGGCCATCAGTGTTAGAttatgatggggaaaaaaaacaaactgtcatatagtatatacatagtatatacatacatatatatacatatatatatatatatatatatacatatatatatatatatatatatatatatatatatatatatacacatatacatatatatatatatatatatatatatatattaaattatatatatatatatacacacacacacacacacataatatacATATATGATTCAtcatttaattgaaaaaaaaatagactagTTGGTTATCCAAATGCACATTAGTTGCAGCCCTATAATAAAGTTCCATGCGGCAGCGGAACTGATTGGGAAGGCCCGGGGTGGATTAGAGTGACATGGCAACACGCAGCaactgaaatctgattggacaaaaaatTTATATCTTGGAAGCACTCACTGGAAACAGTACAGGCAAGCGGAACAGCACCAAATGACCACAACAGGCTGTCCGGATGAATGAATACGTTCATTCGGACGACTATTCAAACTTGAGCTCCCAAATGTCGGTTGGCGCCTGCGATGGCGTTCGGGCCTTATCGAAGCTGAGCAGCCGCCAGCCGCGATGCGTCGCCCCAAGGCTCAGGTGCTGCGTAGCAAACGTGAGAGGCAGAAGGTCTGCCGGCCCTTTCCTTTGCCGCGATTGCAGACGAGAGCGGCTTGGGGCCAGACAAAGATCCATATTCACTACAAGCGTTGATGACAGATGATTAATCGGCACGCCGCGGTTCGCTAGCTGCCGGACCCCCGGCTGACGCTCCGGCCACCAAACACAAAACCAAACCCCCCACCTCTTCCCCAGGCGCGTGGGCGATGGGTGGAAGCGGGGTATCGTCCCTATGGAGCTCTCGGTGTGTGTTTGCACCAATAGTGCATCACACAGGCATAAAGAGAAACGGTGCGCGTACGTGTGGGAGGCTTTGAGCTCCaagaatgtgtgtttgtgtttgtgtgtgtgtgtgtgtgtgtgtgtgtgtgtgtgtgtgtgtgtgtgtgtgtgcgcgcgcgcgtgtgtgtgtgtgcgtgtgtgtgcgtgcatgcgtgtgcatttgtgtggtgaccaAGCCCCCATCTGGGAGCGGGTGGGCGGCACGCCACACAGCCACAATGGCCATGCTGCAACATTTTTGGAGGTGTGGGCGTTGAAAAGGCCACGAGCACAGGCTGCGCATGCATGTTCAGCTGAGGCGCATGTGAAAGAGAGTCGCCAGCGCTTCTGCTTAATGGCGAGCGCACGCAAGCGGGCTTGGGGGCGGGGATCAGGGTACCCACCCGCAACCCGCTGTCGTCTTCTTCAATGTGCCCCGCAGGGCATTTGCATTGTCACCTATGGCCTGAAAATAGGCCTCTCCTTTGTTTGGGCCTTTCCACCGCAAGTGTTGCTGCCACGCCATAAAAAAAGCAAAGTCAAGTACCACATTACAATGTGATGAAAACAAAACGACGACTCTCGCTTCAGGTGacaggtggagcccgatggcttgTTTTTGAGGTCAAAACGTGCAAGTCAAATTCCTCAGATTCTGACTAATTACATGAAATCCTATACTTGATGACAGACAAAACAGCCTATATTTtcaactgaaaaacaaaaagtatttCTCTTTTTAAATCATGAGACAAATTCACATTTCATTTGATTAAAGTGTCTTTTCCACGACGCATTCGGCAAGAGATGTGATGGGCTGGATCGGATGGGCAGATTGATGCAAAATGGGTCATCGCTCGTAATGTCATAAATTGCTGTTTCTGGCCGTTGCGACGATGCTGCGCATTGTTTTGAGAGTGCGCGCTGGCGTCAAGGCTAGAGTGTGTCCACAAATGGTCAATGACGACACGATTTCGTAAGCGTGCATGCATGGCTTTTTTCATGTGTTGTCACGATGAGCACCTTAATGGGCTCCGTAGAGCGCGTGCTCGCCTTTCCTGTCACACCTGAAGAGAGAAAAAGACAAGAAGCGCAAAGGAATGTGCAAGACGATGAAGCCGGTAAGCTTTTGGCGACAAAAGTCCATGTCTGTCGCTTGACaacttgtctgtctgtctgtctgtctgtctgtctgtctgtctgtctgtctgtctgtctgtctgtctgtctgtctgtctgtctgtctgtctgtctgtctgtctgcctgcctgcctgcctgcctgcctgcctgcctgtctgtctgtctgtctgtctgtctgtcacgcATCCAGGTGATCGTCCATTTGCGCACTACGGACCAACTATTCGCATGCACCCCGTGCAGTTGGGCGTGGACGGAGGACGAGCGTGGACTGCTGCAGTGGCCGTGGTCAGAACGGAGGTCACCTCACCTGCAGCGTCGGACGTCATGGCGCACAGCCAACCTGACATCAGCCACATGTACGCGCCTCCTTGTACGCACGCGCACCTCCACCCGCCCTCGTCGTACACGTGCATCAGTGACGTGTACCAGGAATCCTCTGATGAGGGTTACCTGGCCGTACCCACCTGCAGCGCGGTGACTTATCACATGGCGCCAGCCTATAACTCGGCGCCAAAAGCCCCGCTGGTGGCTGACTACGGCGTGGGGGGAGTCTACGCCCCACAGGCCACCTTCCCGGACCGGAAGTCAGTGGCGGCGTACGCCTTGGACTCCCTCCGCGTGGCCCCTCCGCTCACACCACTCAACACAATCCGGAATTTCACTCTGGGCACCCCACCGCCCACAATGCCGCCGCCACCGATGATGACTTCCTCCGCCACCGAGGGCCAGCTGTGCGCTGCCGCCTTGCCGGCCCACCACAACCTCCCGCTCAGGTACTGACAGAAAAGTCCGGTCCAACTCAAGGACctcctattttttttatctaatttggattatttttttcctttttaaatgattttgatGTCCTTTAATTGGGTTTACAAGGAGAAATGCCAGCACTTGTTTCAAGCTCTTTGAGTGGTTCAAAAAGCCAACCTAAGTTGTCTTTGGCAGTTGATATGTAAATAAGCTGTGCTCCAAATTGTGTGGCGCCAGCATTTCTTAAGGCAACCTTGTTCTTCCTTGTACCTTCTACGTGGCctcactagtctaaacacaccTTTTCTGATGAATATTGCAAAATAGTGAAATAAGAATTTATTTATACAGCGTGCCCGAGGCCATTTGGAGGCCAATTTCATTGCTCACGTTACGTTATTGCCGTGCATATGGACAGCATGAGAGAGGGTTAATTTTCCTCCTTATGAAATGGGGGCATTTTTGAGGGGAAAGCCAATTTGAGCGCATGCAGTTATGTGGCGCTCACCCCCCTACAGGCCCATCCTGCGCCCGCGCAAGTACCCGTGCCGGCCCAGCAAGACGCCCGTGCACCAGCGACCGTACGCGTGTCCGGCCGAGGCCTGTGAGCGGCGCTTCTCGCGCTCGGACGAGCTGAGCCGCCACCTGCGCATTCACACGGGCCACAAGCCCTTCCAGTGCCGCATCTGCATGCGCGCCTTTGGCCGCAGCGACCACCTGACCACGCACGTCCGCACGCACACCGGCGAGAAGCCCTTCTCCTGCGACACCTGCGGGAGGAAGTTTGCGCGCAGCGACGAGCGGCGGCGGCACGTCAACGTCCACCTGAGGGCCAAAGACAGGAAGGGCACAGCCCGCTGACGTCACCCGCACCAGGAGGCAGACAGAGGGCGTCCGCATTTCAGGGAGTATGCCACGCAGCCACTCTGATGATCTTGATGAAGAATGCGGAAACAACTCAGGGAGTCAACAATTAAACCACATCAGAACAAAACATCTTCATGGGTTGCGACACAAGCCCGATCTCGACAATTCCATATAGTTGAAATTGAATACATAATGCATATATCTTGTGACCCGGGAGTCGTGAATGAGCGGGGATTATGAACGCGACTGACTGCACGTGTCCACAACCTTCCATTTTTCTTGACTCCCCGATCACGCGAAAAGGCTTCCGAGCGGACGCTTTCGGAATCGTCCAAGTGGAACCGCACTCAGCTTTGGACAGACTGTCAGATTTGGCAAATCGGGTACGGTGGTGTGGTCAAGAAGATCAAAATCGAAGGAGTCTGGATGAGCGATGTCCCTTGTGGGGTGCGGTCCGGTAGCAGCATCACACATAAGCTAgaatttatttgaattactaaGAAAATGCTATTTTGGGGTTTTCTCACCTTTTTCTACTGACTCAATGAAACACTTTCTTTCTCACAAGTACAGTGTACACTTTTATTTGTGTACATGCTTAATACTTTGAGctccaaacaaaataaaagctgCCACTCGCTACTTCTTCGTGTGCGTCTTGCGTCTTCTAGACATTGTGGTGAATTCTCTTCGGTGGTCAGCTTCAAAAGCAAGCGGTGGAAAGGTGGCTGGCTCGGGGTAGGAAAACGtcagtgacacacggctgattgggggaagatttattcaaccgatgtcagaattGAAGTGTCTCTCTCTAGCCAAAAGTGTCAGGTCCCCCCAAGTCATCCCACCCTCGAATCTTATACCCCGCGCCCCCACCTCACTCGGGCGCACGCACACGAAGGCTGCTGACCTGCCAGCCTGCCTTGCTGATTCTACACAGATGGCCAACCGCTGTATCTATACATCCTGGTGCCAGGAAGTCTGCCTTCTTGGATCAGGCCCCATAAAATCCCACACGAGCGTGACTTGGTCACACTTAGGCTTAGAAGTgaaatatacattgcatgacaccagaataaaaaagttagcgcctaatgtagctatttggggcagttaatgttgaaataaggtcacttccggggtaatTTGGCTCActaccggtctatttaggtcacttccggtttgatcagCGGCActcccggtccagctgaggtcacttccggtttatttggggtcacttccggtttaaaaaagtaacttccggtttaaaaatgtcacttccggtttatttggggtcacttccggtttaaaaaggtcacttccggtttaattcgggtcacttccggtttgatttggggtcacttccggtttacctaaggtcacttctggttcatttggggtcacttccggtttgatttgggtcacttccggtttgattagaggcacttccggtctagctggggtcacttccggtttatttggggtcacttccggtttaaaaaggtcacttccggtttaaaaaggtcactttcggtttgatttggggtcacttccggtttgatttggggtcacttccggtttacctgaggtcacttccggttcatttgggttcacttccggtttgatttggggcacttccggattgaatagaggcacttccggtctagctgaggtcacttccggttttaaaaggtcacttccggtttaaaaaggtcacttcctgtttaaaaaggtcacttatggtttgatttggggtcacttccggtctacctAAGTTCACTtttggttcatttggggtcacttccggtttgatttgggtcacttccggtctatttgggtcactttcggtttgaatagaggcacttccggtctagctgaggtcacttccggtttatttggggtcaattctggtgaaaaaaggtcactttcggtttaatTGGGGTCACTTCTCGGCTGttgttctttctcatgctcctgttagcctgcaattgtccggatcaaaaattgtattttattttaaatctctttcttttgaacctctaaatctcttgtGTTGCTTACCAATCTACACCAGGAAACCATTTAAAGGGCATTAAAAAAGGactaacagattactcccaatatgtCCTCATTGAAATCTCccccgctcttttttttttttttttttttttatgtaacgcATTGCTGATCACAAACTATTGGCCTACTTTAACCCCTAATTTAATCCCAACCAACGAATACTCCTTCCTTCTCATTTTATTTGTTGTGATCAACTCTTAACTGGTTTAATTTCTTTAACGTGTCCGTTTCTACATCTATTTGACTATTGAGCTATTTCCCTACAGATTTATTTTCCTATTTCACCTAATAGTTTCCAGATGGCCTAGTGGGGCACTTGCCGCTCCTGACAGTGTTTATTAtgagtttatttattattatttatgagtGGACCCCCATTTCTTCACCTCCTTCCTCTATTTAGCGTCGCAAAGCTCCCTTGCCTCAGGACGCATTTGTGGCTTCCTAAATTATTGTTGCCATGGCCTAACTTTCTTCTTAAGACACCCACCGACACATATATTAGTATTCTAATGGTTAGTGCAAGCATGCTCCTTTTCCACCTGTTGGCAAACTGTGAACCACTTGTTCCTTTGCAGTAGTGCACATCCAATGTTGTTCATGCATTCTTTGCTCATCAGCATGTGGATCCCCATCATTTTGTCTTAGTTCTACTCAACTTTGACCTTTCCTGGGGGAACACAGCCCCACCCTATGAATTTAGCGCGCAGCCCCTGGGGCAGGTAGTCCGAACAAACGAGGGTGGGCCCGGCGTATTAATGTCGACATTACGGGCTGACCAGGCCTGCGCAATCATTCCACCGGCCCACACCACGTGCAAAGTTCGGACCCCCGTCCCACGGCCATGCGCCTTGGAGTGAGCGCGGGCACTCTCATCAGTCCCCCCTCCCTGCTCGAACATTCTCCATTTCTACTTTCTTCCtcttcgcacacacacacacacacaagcgcgcacacacagcgtgcacgcacacacatgctcagACGGACCACAGACAAACACACCCTTTGCaggtcttacttgtctttgttttgtACCCCATACTATTTCTAAAAGCGCTTTGTATTTCCCCCATATACTGCAgctttttaacttcagtgtgcaCACATAAATTACTTTTCTTACATGGTATACCAATATTAAACCCCCCGAGGCCTCTCCTGCCACGTTTTCCATTTCTCCAAGGCTGCGCACTTCTCCCATCTGCCAATTGCGGTCTGCTGCTGGCCGTAAAAATGTATCAGATTTTTGACAGATGTGCATGCTACCACAGTGCGTCTCGACAATCGGGATCGGACCATGTCGACATTGGGTACAACCGCAACGCACCAGCCCACTCCGGTAGTTTAGCCTAAAAAAGCTAACACACCAGCTGTCCGCCGGGAGGTCACATGCACCCCTAATCCGAGCAGTGCCCAAACATAATGTGGATTGCgcgcttctctctctctctttcgtcTCTCTTAAGTCAAAACCTGGCTGATTTCTCTCTTCATCTTTCATTCACCCGGCTAAAATCTACGTCCGTAACAAGGACCTGTATCCAAACTGGTGCTTACCATGCACCCCTAATCATTCACCCCAGCTAAACTTTACATCCTCTCATATCGGTCTGTATCTAAACTGGTGCCTTTTGCACCCCCAACGATTCACATAAGCTAGAATTTACATCCTCTCATTAGAATCCATAGCCAAACGTGTTCTTCACCCCTATCCATTCACACAAGCTAAAATCTACATCCTTTCATTAGGACCTGGAGCCAAACTGGTGTTCTTCACCCTTCTCCATTCACACAAGCTAAACTCTGCATCCTTTTAATAGGATTTGTAGCCAAACCGGTGCTTTCTCACCCTTATCCATTCAGGCAAGCTAAAATTTACACCCTCTAATTGGGACCTGTATCCAAACTAagtccacgttttatgggactttCCTATTTTTCTTATTCCTTCATTCACACCAAacatgtcactcactcactgtgcACGTTCCCCATTAAGTTTGATGTTATTGTTCCATTTTTAttagtattttcttttttctgtttTCATTGTGTTTTGTCATTTACATTTAGGGACCACTCAAAATTTATATTTTGACGACATTTGACTAGGGGAGACATTAACTATCCCCCTTAGGAGCCCCTCCTCCCCCACACACATGAGGCACGAGCATACCGCGATAACTGAGTGAAAGCTTCTCACCTTAATCTCAGCCTGCCGGCCGGACGCTAAATGCTCACACCCAGGCGGACGAGGGCTCTCCGGAGAACACGAGAcctgttcgtgacgccaaaaatgtggtgaATTCTCTTCGGTGGTCAGCTGGTCTTCAAAAGCAAGCGGTGGAAAGGTGGCTGGCTCGGGGAAGGAAAACTTCAGTGACACACAGCTGATTGgagaaagattttattcaaccgatgtcagaattGAAGTGTCTCTCTCTAGCCAAAAGTGTCAAGTCCCCCCAAGTCTTCCCGCTCTTGAATCTTATACCCCGCGCCCCCACCTCACTCGAGCGCACGCACACGAGGGCTGCTGGATGACCTCTGACCCGCCAGCCTGCCTTGCTGATTCTACACCGATGGCCAACCGCTGTATCTATACATCCTGGTGCCAGGAAGTCTGCCTTCCTGGATTAGGCCCCATAAAATCCCACACGAGCATGACCTGGTCACACTTAGGCTTAGAAGTgaaatatacattgcatgataccagaGTAAAAATATACTACAATATCTCATGGAAAAtctatttattttgcttttaaaataatctcttgtgtatttggagtctccaggagtgtagaaaagtgtaatctATCCCTCCAGGTCTTGCAGAGATAATTTTATGATCTGTTTGGGGGCTATTTTTACTCCGTTCAGATTGCTCTGTTTTCTATTACGTAGTtttatctattacatcacatccgttcaggcgggacaaaccaaacaaggtaatgggtgttGCCAAACGGTTATGCAAATCCACCATCTTTATTACTCTGAAAGAgttttgtagtccaaacaactcaaggatgccgaAGTGAAGAGATCAATATGTTCCGTTGTTGGATGCATCAATCTATACAAATCATTGCGCCATCCCCCAacatcagaacctcaaagaagtgcctggtcaAATTAAAATTTTCAGGCAGTGTTCCCGCGTCTGTGGGTAAAGTCCTGCTTTTTCAAggagtgtttcagaaatcttttgtcaGTATAGAGTGATTCACTGAAAGACTTTGTTTCGTTGATGGTTCAGTTCCTTCAAGCTATGGAAACGACGGACAAAGTAAAGCAGTAAGCTTGcgatgacacaaaaataaactgtatttcacttCAATAATATTGCGTGTCAAGGCACTCGTTTTCATTGCATTAGCGTCagtctttttattttggagCTGTGCGCTTTATATTTTTGCTTCTTAtgggtgtattttgagtagttgtataaaatgaattgcatcgaaggtgctgttttattcttggggaacacaatacTGTGTTAAATGCATTCGATAGTTTCTTGCTAGCACTAGCATTAGCTTAGTTCGTAGCTTGTTTACAAGAaatgttcataaatattgtgaggggatttattttgttacgcGTCATGTATGTATGGACAAGTCTTCTGCCGTTGACATCTTTTAATTAATCAAAAAGTTTATAGCGCAAGTAAACGCTACTTCggctaaaaaactacaaatatgtcaACCGGGAAGGCACGTATTTtcaggactataagtcgcttcgcagtacaagtcgcaccagccataaaatgcataataaagaagaaaaagagcatatacaagtcgctccggaatacaaATCGCAGTTTCGGGGgaactttatttcacaaaatccaacaccaagaacagacatgaataggcaacaacaggcagtgtgctaacgttacataaacacaaacgaggaactgagaacgtgcctgacgtaacatattaaccattattcaaataactacaacataaataattttatcaaaccatccgtgtcactccaaatcattaaatccatccaaaTCTTCGTCTTCTGTCACTTATAaataaacaactccgctgactccggaagtcagactcatcgtccgttgcagttccaattattctaaAGGTCTAGGGCGCCCTCATGtggtttaaagtgagaattacaTGTGAAGTGGTAAACgactagtaagtaagtaatgtgttaatgatcaagtaataatgtgttaatttaACATTTAAGTCACCCCTGATTATACGTCGCACCACCGGCCAaactagggggaaaaaaaactgcgacttatagtccgaaacatacggtatctcattttcatttaaaaagacCGCACCAAAACGGCTTGGTCTGAGCCGCAATCCAGCTGTCATGCAATCAAAAtgaggaattcagacaaaagcatcgcTGTTGCACTTCatatagaccacaactgaatgagtaaaacAGTCGAATTTATTAGTGATACGTGGGCTTTAATGGTTAATGGACCACCTCGTATCGACAAAAACATAAACACTCAATATGTGCAGTGTCCAATTGCATTTATTAGTAATGACAATTCATTGCTCATTTCTTACATGCAATTCTTGACCAGCTTTCGCATTGAAATGTTTGAGGCAAACGTCACAGTTCTGTCAAGTGGCTCGAATGATGTGGAAGTGCCCTTGACCAAGACGGACTGCCCCCAGTCACTCCTGATGGCTTGTCTTCGTTACCAGGTGAATGAGGAATAGGTGTGAAGCTCTTGGAACAGCAAAGGTCGAAAGGCGCTAGACAAGTAGAGCCCATTGACTATGAAGATTGTAAGTAATCTCAAAATTAGGTTGTGTCCGTCCACGGCGTCCCCTTCCGGCAGCAGTCACGAGCCTCCATTGGCATCTATGGCTGACCATCCAATTTTGCGACAAGTCATCTGTCCTCGCTCCAACTGTCTTTGCCAGCCACCTCTCAGTGATGGGCAGGACAATTGCGAGCTATTCCACGAAAGACCAATGCAGCTGTTGCTTTGCCTTCCATTAAACAACGACTCAATTGTCATCAGGTACATTTGCTAATAATCCATTCATTCACTATATACTGCAGCCTTGATTAACAAATGTATTTCAGTCTCTGACCTTTCACTTGTGCAACGTATGCACCAGTTGACTCAATAAATGCTCAGGGAACCTCATTCTATACATTGAAGTTGTCAATCAGACGCT contains:
- the LOC125978891 gene encoding E3 SUMO-protein ligase EGR2-like, whose amino-acid sequence is MTGGARLAPPERYSGEPGLSQAFITECEMHFERSPADFPTERSKVAYMVPFCWSAEAAFQELKNRFSSTPILTLPDPSRQFVVEVDACNRGVGAILSQRAKSDNKLHPCAFLSRRLTPAEQNYDVGDRELPGSKNTKPDALSSVYSPGPEVKKPEPILPPHCMSACSPFLSHLKREKDKKRKGMCKTMKPLGVDGGRAWTAAVAVVRTEVTSPAASDVMAHSQPDISHMYAPPCTHAHLHPPSSYTCISDVYQESSDEGYLAVPTCSAVTYHMAPAYNSAPKAPLVADYGVGGVYAPQATFPDRKSVAAYALDSLRVAPPLTPLNTIRNFTLGTPPPTMPPPPMMTSSATEGQLCAAALPAHHNLPLRPILRPRKYPCRPSKTPVHQRPYACPAEACERRFSRSDELSRHLRIHTGHKPFQCRICMRAFGRSDHLTTHVRTHTGEKPFSCDTCGRKFARSDERRRHVNVHLRAKDRKGTAR